From one Chryseobacterium sp. 3008163 genomic stretch:
- a CDS encoding FAD:protein FMN transferase, with translation MFREFKRPQKLMGNAFEITVVNDDEKTAQQHIDAAIEEIRRIEKLLTTFSEESQTNLINQNAGIQPVKVDCEVFELIERSLRISHITDGYFDISYGGIDKSFWNFDREMKQLPDPELIKDHLKLVNYQNIILNRDNQTVFLKEKGMRIGFGGIGKGYAAEMAKRLLQKRGVASGIVNASGDLTTWGNQADGKPWTIGIADPENAKQPFSYMNITDMAIATSGNYEKFVVINGKKYSHTINPKTGMPVSGVKSVTIFCPNAEIADAMATPVSIMGIDSALNMVNQINHLECIIIDDQDKIYSSQNINLK, from the coding sequence ATGTTTAGAGAATTCAAAAGACCTCAAAAATTAATGGGCAATGCTTTTGAAATTACCGTTGTTAATGATGATGAAAAGACGGCACAACAGCACATTGACGCTGCCATAGAAGAAATCCGGAGAATCGAAAAGCTACTGACCACCTTCAGTGAAGAAAGCCAGACCAACCTTATCAATCAAAATGCAGGAATACAACCTGTAAAAGTTGATTGCGAAGTTTTTGAACTGATTGAAAGAAGTCTGAGAATCAGCCATATTACCGATGGTTATTTTGATATATCCTACGGCGGAATCGATAAAAGTTTCTGGAATTTCGACCGGGAGATGAAGCAGCTTCCTGATCCCGAATTAATCAAAGATCATTTGAAGTTAGTCAATTACCAAAACATTATCCTGAATCGTGATAACCAAACTGTATTTCTGAAAGAAAAAGGAATGAGAATCGGTTTCGGAGGAATCGGAAAAGGATATGCAGCGGAAATGGCAAAAAGACTTCTTCAGAAAAGAGGTGTTGCTTCGGGAATTGTAAATGCTTCCGGCGATTTGACGACCTGGGGAAATCAGGCAGACGGAAAACCCTGGACCATTGGAATTGCCGATCCCGAAAATGCAAAACAGCCGTTCTCATATATGAACATCACCGATATGGCGATCGCTACCTCAGGAAATTATGAAAAGTTTGTGGTCATCAACGGTAAAAAATATTCTCATACCATCAACCCAAAAACAGGAATGCCAGTTTCGGGTGTGAAAAGTGTAACTATTTTTTGTCCAAACGCTGAAATTGCCGATGCTATGGCAACCCCCGTAAGCATTATGGGAATTGATTCTGCCCTCAATATGGTGAATCAGATCAATCACCTGGAATGCATCATCATCGATGATCAGGACAAAATATATTCATCTCAAAACATTAATTTAAAATGA
- a CDS encoding DUF4266 domain-containing protein produces the protein MKNFIKITTAICFLVTIASVQSCTTVKEYEKNKLNDAEMVLGNRTIEKTELSFQSYREGSSGANAGKVGGGCGCN, from the coding sequence ATGAAAAATTTCATAAAAATAACAACAGCAATTTGCTTTTTAGTAACCATCGCTTCTGTACAATCCTGTACAACCGTAAAAGAATACGAAAAAAACAAATTAAATGATGCTGAAATGGTTCTTGGAAACAGAACTATAGAAAAAACCGAGCTGAGCTTTCAGTCTTACAGAGAAGGTTCCTCAGGCGCTAATGCTGGAAAAGTGGGCGGAGGTTGCGGATGTAATTAA